The sequence ATTTACTCATTACTAATCCCATATAAGCATTTATAGTTAATCCTGGCTTTTCTTTAATTATTTTTAATATTTCCTCTTCTATATTTTCTATCTTTTCTCTCTTTAATGCTTCATTAACACTTTTCCCTAAAACAATCTCTTCCATGATAATTTTAACATCACTCTCATTAATTTTTTTTGATTGCAAAGCTTGAATGATTGTTTCTAATACATCTAAAGTCAAAATTTTTGTAGATTTATTTGTTTTTTTTTCTATTTCTTTTCTCCATACAGTTAACATTTTTGCTATAAGTTCAGGATTATTATATACTGCTAATAATTCTTCAAAATCTTCTATCCTTTTTTCCTCCAGAAGTTCTTTAATTAATTCTTTATGAAGTCCTTTTTTTTCTAATTCAGATTTTATCTCGGATTTTAATTTAGGAAGATTTTCTTTTATTTTATTTATAAAGTCTCTAGAAATATGTAACAAAGGTAAATCTGTTTCAGGATACATTCTCGATGCTCCTGGTAAAGGCCTTAAAAATTCTGTTGTTCCATCTTTTAATGCTTTTTTTACTTCTTCTTTACTTTTATTTTCTCTTATTAATTTTTTTTGTCTTTCTATTTCTCTTAAAATTGTTTTTTCTATTAAATCTGGTTCTTGAACTCCCTTAATTTCTATCCGAGCTCCTTGTTTTCCATCGACATTAACCGACATATTAATATCTTGTCTTATAGTTCCTAAACCTCTCTTTACTTTACAAGCCCTTAAAATTTCTCCTATCTTTAAAGCAACTTGTTTTGCTTGTTGTGCATTTTTTATGTCCGGATATGTTGTTATTTCAACTAATGGAATTCCTAATCTGTCTAATCTGTAAATTCTATAATTTTTTTCTTCTTTTATTATTCTTGCAGCATCTTCTTCTAAAATTACTTTAGCAATTCTAACTTTTCCGAAATCTGTATCAACATATCCATTTTTAGCAATCAAAACTGTTCTTTGAAAACCACTGACATTACTTCCATCTATAACAATTTTTCGCATTATTTGAGTATTTTGTAAAATTTCGCAATTTAATAATAAAGAAATTTGTAATGCTATCTTTAATGCTTCTTGATTTATTTCTCTTGGAGGCTCTTCATCTAAATCTACTAAACAAACATTATAATAATAACATTCATAAATAAATGATTTTTCTTTCATAGATTCGTGTTTCGCAGCAATATCTACTTCTCCTTCTTCTCCCGCAACTAAATGTAATTTTCTTTTTATTGTATAATTAGGGACATCTTGTCTTAATATAGAAGGACAATTACAAAATAATTTATTAGTATCTAATTGTTGGTGTATTTCTAAACCACATCTAAGATCAAAATCCTTTTTTATTTCTTCTTTTTTCATCATAATCTTAAAAAGAAAATTAGGTTAATAAAATTAGTGTTTGTTATTTATACAAATTAATAATTGAAAATATAAAAAGTTATTCTAGATACTTTTCTAAACTTTCCTTTATTTTTAAAGTATTTTTTATTTTAATACTATTTGGATCTACTCCACAATATTCCGCAAATTCTCTCATCAAATTTAAGTATTCTTCTGAAAACTCAAATCTTTCTATTTTTGGTTTGAAGATATATCTCCCGCTTTCTTTTATTTTTTCAATTTCAAATCTTATGGGATTAAAATAAATATTATCAGAAGTGATTATTCTCTTAACCTCAATTACATTTGCTTTCTTATCTCTAATTAATCTTTTAAATGCAGGATTTCTTTTATTATCTGTAGGAAACTCTCCAATACCAACTATCTCATAATCTATTTTTTTATCTAATCTCTCTTTGATTTCTTTCCCATAATCAAACAAAGATTTTTTGAACTGATTGTAACCTTTCACCGCAGAACTTCCAGAAACAACTTCGTCTATACAGACTATTTTTATTTTTTCTCCATTATAATTATATTTTAAGAAATTTCTATACCACTTATCCAATATTTTTTCTCTATCTTTAAATCTGCTAGAGTTTGGAGGATATTCTAGTATTTCTGAAGGAAAATGTCTATCTGCTATACACATTAAATCTACTAAAGGAATTGAACCAATAAGAGGAGCAAAGATATAAGTTGGTTTTTTTGACTTAACAATATCTATAATTTTTTTTATTCCTTTAGCAAAAGACTCAAATTCTTCTCTTGTATATTGAGATAATTTATTTTCCATAATTCATAATATCTTTCTGTATTTATAAAACTTTCTATTTTTTAACTATTATAAAGTGATAACTTCATTCTTCCAACCTTTCATTAAATTCTCCTGAAATATTTCTCAACATTAATTCTTTGATCCTCTTTATATCAGAAGTTTTTCCTAAAACATAACTTAATTTAATAAGAGCAACTTCTGGTAACATATCTTTCAAATAAATTACTCCTATTTTTTCTAATTCTCTTGCTGGGCTATAAACATATTCATCTACCCTACCATACAAAGTTTGTGTTGTCATACAAATTATGGTTCCATTGTTAATTGCTTTTTTTATTGAAGGCAAAAGATTTTCTTTTACATCATTACCAATAGCAACATGGCCTAAACCAGAACCTTCTAAGATTATACCTTTATAACAAGAAGAAAGATAATCTATTACTTCCGATTTTAAACCTGGAAAGAATTTTAACAAAAAAACATTTTCTTCAAAAGATAAATCTAATTTAACTTTCTTTGTTTCATCTCTTTTATTATAAAAAGATAAAATTTCTATTTTTCCATCTGGAAAAACCTTAGCTATCGGCTTTTCATTAACAGATTTAAAAGCATCTCTTCTGCTTGCATGTAATTTTCTAACTTTTGTTCCTCTATGAACATAACAATAATCATCATTAATCGTTGCATGTCCAACTACTACAACTTCAGCAATATCGCTAAGAGCGGTATAAGCAGAACATAACAAATTCATTTCTGCATCACTACTTGCTCTATCGCTACTTCTCTGTGCATAAGTTAAAACAACTGGCTTATTAATATCCTTTAAAAAAAAAGATAAAGCAGTAGAAGTATAATGTAAAAAATCTGTTCCATGAGTTATAATAATTCCTTTTATATTTTTATTATTTAAACTACTTTCAACTTCTTTAGCTAAAATTTTCCAGTCTTCCCAACACATATTTTCAGAAGCTTTCATAAATGGAATTTTTATTTGATTAATATTAACTATATTAAAAATTTCTGGATAAAACTTAAATAATTCTTCTGGCTTTGTTATCCAAGAAACTCCTCCTGTTTTGTAATCTACTTTACTAGATATTGTCCCACCAGTTATGATTAAATCTATATAAGGTAAGTTTTTATTTTCTTCTATTTTTATTTTTTCTTCCTCTTTCTTAAATTTTTCTATTAATTCTATATTTATTATATCTTCTTTTTTTATTCCTATATTGTAACCTGAATCTAATTTTATTAATATTAAAGAAGAATCACTTGAAGGAATAAAAGTCCCTTCTATATCTTCTTTAGAAGTAATAACTTTTATTTTATCTCCAAAACTAATATTTTTTTCTATTTTCATTTACTTATAAAAAAACAAATATATAAAAATGTTTTTAAAAACATTTTAAAACTCTTATTGTTTGAAAAGATATCTGAAAAAGAAATTGAAAAAATTTGTAAAGAAGTAATAGAAGAGAATAAAAAAGCAGTTTCTGATTACAAAAATGGAGAAGAAAAAGCTTTATCTTTTCTTATTGGAGCAGTAATGAAAAAGAGTGATAGAAGAGCAGATATTAATTTAATTAAAAAAATTTTATTAAAGGAAATAGAAAAGTAATCATTTTAATAATTCTAATATTGTTCCTATAAGAAATATTAAAGAAAATAAAAATATAATAAATTTATTTATTTTTAATTCATACTCTGGTTTTCTTTCACTATTCTTTTTCGCATTATAATTCATAAATAAAATTAAAATTCCAGTTAAACCGCCAGAAATAACGCCACCTATACCTAATATTTTTATAAAACTATCTATTTTAAATATATAAAATATAATAATCAATCAAATTCTTTAGTTATCCACATTTTCTTATCATAGTCATAATAAACAAAATAGTAAGTCCCTTCAAAATTTATTGGAATATTATATTTATAATTTATAGAATTACATATTATTTCGCTACATAAATTAATTTTTTCTATATAAGTTTCATTAATATTTTTATAAATATAAGCATACTTCCCAAATCCTAATTTATTATTCAATTTTATCTTAAAAATTCTAGATTCTTCTAATGAGATTTCCATGATCTTTTCATTTTCTTTGTATAATTCTACTTTTTTTTCTTCTTTATTGTAAGGGATAGCTAAATAAAATTCACTTTCTATTATTTGATTCGCTCCTCCAACAGTATCATTACTGTCATTTAAACCATCGACAAATAAAAAAGAAGGATCAAAATTTATATTATATGAATTATTTCCAGTAACTTTTAAGTTATATTCTTTATTCATATTATGTAAAATGTTAGGAGAGCATCCAGTTTCAAGACCTTTACTTATTAATTTTATACTTCCATTGTTATAATTAAATCTTAGCAAGAAATATTTTTTATTACTACAATTATCTTCTTGAGAGAAAGTTAGTTTTGCAGAAGATATAATAATAATTAGTAAAAAAATTGCTATTAATAATATTATTTTTTTTTTCATTTGTATTTTTCTAAATAATTTTTAATTATATTTTCATTTAATTCATAATAACTCTTTGAAAATAAACTTCTCATGATACTATTCTGAGAGGATCTAAAATAATTATTATTTGAACATCCTTGATAACATCCATATGAATTTGCATGTAAATAGTTACATGAAGAAAAACAATTTTTTTGATTAAATGGAAGTGAGGATGGTACATATTCGTCTGCTAAATTGGCAAATAAATGTCCAAATTCATGTAATATAATTTGTTTAGGAGAATTTATATTAATACTCCCGATACCCATATAAGCAGAACTTCTTATAATGCTATTTCTCGAAGATAAAACAAATATATAATCATAATTACATGATGATGCAAGTTGTATTGTTTGTTTATTATAACAAAACAAAAAGTTATTATTTATTTCGCAAGTAGTTTTATTTGGAATATAATAAAAATTAAATTTTGTCTTAGCAGATGAAAATGGAGTAAAATTAAAAATTTCATTAATATATAGATTAGATAATTCTAATAATTTAACTTCATCTAAATTATCTGTAAGAAAAACGATATCTATTTTATCTGAAGGTTCTCCATTAATCTTTATTATATTACAATTTCCGGAATTTGGGGATTTAATTATTGGTTTAAAAGAAAAAAAAATAATTAATGTAATAATCAATAAAAATAAAATATTAATTATTATTAATATTTTAAACTTTTTCTCCATATAAATTGTAAAGGTAAAGTATATATATAAATTTTTATATTAAAAATTTTAAAAATTTAAAATAAATTAATATTTTCTAATCCCCTCTCTGCTTCTAATATTAAAATATCTTTATTTTATAAAATGAAAAAAAATAGATATTCCAAATTTTCTATATATTCATACATTATTCTATTTCTTATGAAGAAAAGGAATATTATACGATAATATAATAATAATTCGGGTTTATTTTAGGATTTATCTTAGAATTAATTAAAAAAGGTTGAAGGATATTTTAACTTAATACTTTTATTAATTTAACAATTCTTAACATACTGTTCATTTAAATTGTTACATAATATATAATTATCATTATTTTTTATTTTTATAGAAGGAAGTAATTTTATTTTATCTAAAAACCCTATATTGTTTGGGATAGTCAAATTATATTCTTTTATCCCTTCTATTTTATCAGGATAAGGTTCTGCAAATACTATAGACATTGAATCTTTACTTCCTATGAGTACTATTAAACTTGAACTGTATATAGGATCTCCTAAATTTTTAATCTTAAAATATAAACTTCCATCTTCATTTATACAACCAAAATAAGTTAATGTTAGTTGAGATGGGCAATTAAACTTAGCGAGTTCTTCTGAAGAAGAATCTTGAATTTTTAATATAACATTTTTTAAATATTTTGATAAAATTAATATTGCAGATACAACAATTAATATTAATAATAGAGCAATTATAACTTCCGACATTCCTTTTTTCTTCATAAATTAATTAATAAAGGGGAGTTTTTAATTATTTTGGAAATATTTATTAATTGAGTTAATTTTATAGAGAAATGAAAAATGATATTGTAAAAATAGGCCTAGAAATACATTGTTATTTAACAACAAAAGAAAAATTGTTTTGTAGATGCAAAGCAATAAGACATTTTGTTAAACAAAATATAAAACCCAATACAAATATTTGCCCTATTTGTACAGGAATGCCTGGAAGTAAGCCTATGTTGCCTAACGAAGAAGCAATAAAAAAAGCAATTTCTATAGGATTAATATTAAATTGTAATATTAATAAAAAAATAATCTGGCAAAGAAAACATTATGACTGGCCAGATTTACCAAAAGGATATCAGATAACTCAATCCGGAAGTTATAGTATTCCTTTAGCAGAAAAAGGTTTTTTTGATGGAATAAAAATAAAAGAATTACACTTAGAAGAAGATCCTGCTTCATGGAACCCAGAAACAGGAGAAATAGATTACAATAGGTCTGGCTTACCATTAGTAGAAATTGTTACAGAGCCTAATTTTAATTCTTCTGAACAAGTTGTTGAATGGATAAAAAATCTTTTATTAACTTTATCTTACATAAAAGCAATCGAAAAAAATGCAGGAATAAAAGTTGATGTCAATATATCAACAAATAATGGTGAGAGGGTAGAAGTAAAAAATATTTCTTCTATAGAAAACATAAAAAAAGCAATAGATTATGAATTAAAAAGACAAAAAAAAGAGACAGCAAAAAGAGAAACAAGAAGATTTGATGAAACAATAAATAAAACTGTAGTAATGAGAAAAAAGGAAAAAGAAGAGGACTATAGATTTATACCAGAGCCAGATTTGCCTATACTAAAAATTTCTGAAAAAGAAATAGAAGATATAAAAAAATCTCTTCCAGAAACACCTTCGGAAAAATTAAACAAATTAATAAAAAAGTATAAAATAGATGAAAAGAATGCTAAAATTTTAACAAAAAATTTAGATATAGTAGAATTTTTTGAAGGAGTAGCAGAAAAAATAGATGCAAAATTTGCATTGCCATGGATAACTATAGAATTATTAAGAGTTTTAAACTATAATAAAAAAAGTTTAGATGAAGTTGATATTAAAGTAGAACATTTTATAGAACTTTTAGAAGCCGTAAAAAATAAAAAAATAACAGAACTAAAAGCAAAACAAATTTTAAATGAATTTGTTCCTAATTCCTTTTCAATAAAAAAGAACCTTAAAGAATTTGAAAAGATATCTGAAAAAGAAATTGAAAAAATTTGTAAAGAAGTAATAGAAGAGAATAAAAAAGCAGTTTCTGATTACAAAAATGGAGAAGAAAAAGCTTTATCTTTTCTTATTGGAGCAGTAATGAAAAAGAGTGATAGAAGAGCAGATATTAATTTAATTAAAAAAATTTTATTAAAGGAAATAGAAAAGTAATCATTTTAATAATTCTAATATTGTTCCTATAAGAAATATTAAAGAAAATAAAAATATAATAAATTTATTTATTTTTAATTCATACTCTGGTTTTCTTTCACTATTCTTTTTCGCATTATAATTCATAAATAAAATTAAAATTCCAGTTAAACCGCCAGAAATAACGCCACCTATACCTAATATTTTTATAAAACTATCTATTTTAAATATATAAAATAACAAAAAAATAATGAATGGAACAAAAGAAGAAAAAATCCATCCTTTCATTCTTCCTAATTTTAAATCAAATCTAAACATGTCACGTATTGCAATAGACAAAGAAAAATAAGCTGTAAACAAAGTAAGTACAGCTAAAGATGAGTAAATTCTGTTTAAAGATAAAGTTGCAATTTCATTTATGTTTTCTGCAAAATTTCCTAACAATACAAAACTAAAAATAGAATATAATATAAAAGGAACTAAAGTTCCTATTATTATTACATCTTTTATATAATTTTCTTTTCCATGCATAACTCTATTAACTTCTGGTATAGCAGAAAAACCTAAAAAACTAAAAAGAATAACACCAAAAGGCAAAAAAAAATTTTCTTTATTTACATACATTAGATTTTCTAATTTTATTGACTTTACATAATTAATAAAAATAATTAGAAACAAAATAATAACTAAAAACATTGAAATTTTTTCATATTTTTTTAAGGCTTTTAATCCAATAAAAGTTAAATAACACATTATTAGCCAGAAAAAACAAGAAAAAATAAAACTATAATTGAAATTTCCAAAAATTAGATAAGATAAACTTTCTCCTTCAGCAATAATGTATGCTATTAAAGCAGAATATATACCAAAAATTGTTGCAAAAAACATTAAAAATTTTCCTATTTCTCCAGTATATTTTTCTGCATATCCAACAAGTTGAAGATTTCCTTTTGTTCTTAATACTATTTCTCCTAAATATAATTTTATAGTAAGAATAAATAAAAAAACAAATAAAATAACTAATAAACCTGGTATAAATCCTGATTTACTAACAACATAAGGAATTCCTAAAAATCCTGCGCCTACAATAGTTCCAATTAATATTGCTAAAGCTGGAATAAATTTTAATATTGTTTTCACCATCTTTTTTACTATAAATCATAAGATATTACTTTTAAGATTATAGGCCTACGAGGATTCGAACCTCGATTTCTCGGTCCGAAGCCGAGTAGTCTATCCATTGACTTATAGGCCTAATCTTCTAAATGTATTTTAAATATACAATTATTATATCGAAAGATTTAATAAATGTTTTTATTTAAAATTAATTATAATGAAGAAGAAAAAAGAACTTGGAATAACAGCAAAAAAAGATGAATTTTCAGAATGGTTTACTCAACTCATAATAAAAGCAGATTTGGCAGATTATTCTTCTGTTTCGGGATGTTTAGTTTATAAACCCTATTCTTATGCAATATGGGAAAAAATAAAAGAAATATTAGACAAAGAATTTAAAAAGATTGGAATAAAAAATTGTTATTTTCCTTTATTCATACCAGAAAAATTACTAGAAAAAGAAAAAGAACATGTCGAAGGATTTTCTCCAGAAGTAGCATGGGTCATTAAAGCGGGAAATACAGACTTAAAAGAAAAATTAGCTATAAGGCCTACAAGCGAAGCAATAATGTATGATTCTTATTCCAAATGGATTAGAAGTTATAGAGATTTACCATTAAGATTAAATCAATGGAATAATGTTGTTAGATGGGAATTTAAAAACCCAATACCTTTTTTAAGAACAAGAGAATTTTTATGGAATGAAGGGCATCATGTTTATTCTAATGAAAAAGAACTAAATGAAGATAAAGAAAAAATACTAAAAATTTATTATAATTTTATGAAAGAATATATGGCTTTACCTGGAATAATAGGAAGAAAAACAGAAAAAGAAAAATTTGCAGGAGCAAAAGCAACCTACACGATAGAAGTTATTTTGCCTAATGGAAAAGCTATTCAAGGACCAGATTATCATGATGATGGTCAAAATTTTTCAAAAGCATACAATATAAAATATTTAGATGAAGATGGAAAGGAAAAATATGTTTATCAATCAACTTATGCAATTTCAACAAGAATGCTTGGAGTTATGTTTATTGTTCATTCAGACAACAAAGGTTTAATATTACCACCTAAACTAGCTCCAATACAAATTGTTATTGTTCCTATATTTTTCGAGAAATCAAAAGAGAAAGTTTTAAAAGAAGCAAAAGAATTAGAAAAAAAACTAAAAAATTATAATGTTTTTTTAGATTCTAGAGAAAATTACAAACCTGGATTTAAATTTAATGAGTGGGAATTAAAAGGAGTTCCTTTGAGAATAGAAATTGGTCCTAAGGATATAGAAAAAAACCAGGTTGTTATTGTAAAAAGAACAACAAATGAAAAAAGAATTGTTAAAATTAAGAATATAGAAAAAGAAGTGAAAAAAACTTTGGAAGAAATACATAATGAACTTTATGAAAAAGCATTAAAACTAATGAACGAAAGTATTTTAATAGCTAAAGATTTTGAAGAGTTAAAAAGAATAATAAATAATAAAAAAATTGCTTTAACTACATTATGTTCTTCAGAAGGATGTGAGGAAAAAATAAAAGAAGAAACATCTGCAAAAACCCTTAATATACCTGAAGATAAAAAAATAGGAAATGAAAAGTGTATTATTTGTAATAAAAAAGCGTCCTATTATGTTTATATTGGAAAAAGTTATTAAATTTAATTAAATTATTTTTTTAAATTTTTATCTAATTGTATTTATTTACCAATTCTTCTATCTTATCTTTAAATTTTTTTAAATTTTCTACATTAAGGGTAGCTCCTGTTGCCATTTCGTGACCTCCACCAGTAGCGTTTTCTAATTTTTTTATTGCTTCTTCTGTAATCTTTTTGGCATTTTCCCCACGAATAGAAACATTTGCTTTTGAACCTTTTATATAAACAACAACAATAAATTTATCTGGGTTTTCATAAAATAGTTTATTAGAAAGATCTGCAGATAAAGAGAGATTCCCAGAATATTGAAAATATATTATCTTTTTCTCTTTTTTTATAAATTTTTTTGTACGTTCTAATAATTTATTAAATGTTTTTTCTACTTGATTAAATCTTTCTAACATAAAATTTGTTTTTTCTTCTTTTAATATTTCATAAGGAGATTTTATTTTTTGTAATATTTTTATCATTTTTACAACATTAGAAGTTTTGTCTTTTAAAGCAAAATTTAAAATTCTTACAATCTTTCCAAACTCTGTTTTATATAATATATCAAAAGCATTTTTTATATTTTCATAATTTAATAATTCTTTGTAATCTTTTTTAAAATCGCTTATAAAATCTGGTATATAACCATCACTTATACAACCTGCTAAAGCTATCCATAGATCTTCTCTTTTTTTGTTTATTTTATAACACCAATATGTTACAGGCTCTTTAGATTTTTTTTCTCCTTTTGCAATATTATAATAATAAATTTTTTCTTTTTCTATATCATAATTTTGATTTACATCATGATGATCTATCCAAACAATGGGTATATTCATCTCATAAACTTTATTAATAAAATCTTTACTAACTAAAGGTTTATCTAAAATGAATACATAATCTGAATTTAATTCCTCTATTTTTTTTATATAACTCTTATTTAATTCTGGTCTAGATTTTATTGCAACTCCTTTTCCTTTATTAATAAAACGGCTCAACAAAAGAAAACTACACAAGCCGTCTAAATCGTCATCAAAAAAAAATAAAGGATTGTTTGTTTTTTCTAAATGAATTAATATTTCTTCTATTTGTTCTTTAGTTAACATTTTTTAAAATATTTTTTCTAACATAATATTTTCTTTTAGTTCGGATAATTCTTTTAAAAAATTATTTACCTTTTCTGGATTTTTTAGTATTTTTTCTAATTCTTTTGGATTACTATTTATTATTGAATCAAGATTATCGAAATGTTCTATAATCATTTTAATATCTTCCTTTGGGAAATCTAACTTATCAAGTAACCTATATCCTTTAGGTTTTATGTATTCTTCTTTTGTGTTAGGAAAATATATCTCTATGATTCTAGATGTTTCTAATAGATTATCAAAATTTAATTTAGAAATTTCTTTATTGTATTTTTTATTTTTTTCTTGGCAATAGTCTTGTATTATTAATTTTTTTATTTTATCAACTTCTTTAATTAATTCTTTCATTCTTATTTTTAATAAGATTCCTTCATTTCCCAATTCTACTATATCTTTTTTCATCATATTTGATATTCTTAAAATAATTTCTATTCTTTGTAATAAAGAAGAAACATCATTTATAGATACTAAGCTTGTAATTTCTAATTTATTTAAATTTAACAAGAGATTGTTATAAATTTCTTTTTGTTTTTCTAATATCTGCAGTTTTTCTAAAGATTTATTTAAAATATCTCTTGTATCTCTTAAAGAATATTTAAGATTATTATAATATAAAGTTATTGAAGATTTCCTTTCAGAAATCGCTATAACTAAAGTTTTTAGTTGTTTTGCTGTTCTTTCTGCAGCTTGATGTCTTGATCCTGTTTCTTCTGTTAAAATTTTTGGGTCGGGAATTAATAAACAATTAGCATAGATAATTTTTTTTAAGTCTTTAGATAAAATAATAGCACCATCCATTTTGCTTAATTCAAATAATCTTTGTGGAGTAAATTTGCAATTTAATTTAAAACCTCCGGAAATAATCTCTTCGACATTGCTAGAAGCAATAACTATTAGAGCTCCTCTTCTTCCTAAAACAATATCATCTATTCCTCTTCTTAAAGGCGTGCCTGGAGAAACTAATTTCAAAGCATCTAAGATATCAAATTTTTCTTTCTTTTTTATTTCAATAAAATCCTCTTTCTTTTCTTCTACAGTATTTTTTAAAGAAATAAGATTATTGTCTATATTTTCCTCTTTTTTATTTTTTTCTTCCATTTTTTTAAATGGTTAGAAATATTTATAAATTATGCTATTATAATACTTATATGAATAAATGGTTAGAATTATTGATAGGTTTAATACTTTTAGTAGGAGCAATTATTTTTGCTTTTAATTCTGCAAATTGGGGTGCTTTTTGGAATTTTAAACATGCTGCTTGGGAATTTTTTAAAGGTGGTTTAATTTGGTTTGTTATTTTAATAGGAGTATTATTCATTATTTTAGGAATATCTGATTTAAAAGAATAAAAAAGAAAGGGGGAAAAATTAAGCAAAAATAATTGCTTTTGATAATTATTTCTATAAATTATTTTAAACTATTTTATTAATTAAATTTAAATATTTCTTAATACAAATTTCTTAATATAAATAGAAAAATATATTAATTTCTT is a genomic window of Candidatus Pacearchaeota archaeon containing:
- a CDS encoding DHH family phosphoesterase, whose amino-acid sequence is MLTKEQIEEILIHLEKTNNPLFFFDDDLDGLCSFLLLSRFINKGKGVAIKSRPELNKSYIKKIEELNSDYVFILDKPLVSKDFINKVYEMNIPIVWIDHHDVNQNYDIEKEKIYYYNIAKGEKKSKEPVTYWCYKINKKREDLWIALAGCISDGYIPDFISDFKKDYKELLNYENIKNAFDILYKTEFGKIVRILNFALKDKTSNVVKMIKILQKIKSPYEILKEEKTNFMLERFNQVEKTFNKLLERTKKFIKKEKKIIYFQYSGNLSLSADLSNKLFYENPDKFIVVVYIKGSKANVSIRGENAKKITEEAIKKLENATGGGHEMATGATLNVENLKKFKDKIEELVNKYN
- the disA gene encoding DNA integrity scanning diadenylate cyclase DisA, with the translated sequence MEEKNKKEENIDNNLISLKNTVEEKKEDFIEIKKKEKFDILDALKLVSPGTPLRRGIDDIVLGRRGALIVIASSNVEEIISGGFKLNCKFTPQRLFELSKMDGAIILSKDLKKIIYANCLLIPDPKILTEETGSRHQAAERTAKQLKTLVIAISERKSSITLYYNNLKYSLRDTRDILNKSLEKLQILEKQKEIYNNLLLNLNKLEITSLVSINDVSSLLQRIEIILRISNMMKKDIVELGNEGILLKIRMKELIKEVDKIKKLIIQDYCQEKNKKYNKEISKLNFDNLLETSRIIEIYFPNTKEEYIKPKGYRLLDKLDFPKEDIKMIIEHFDNLDSIINSNPKELEKILKNPEKVNNFLKELSELKENIMLEKIF